A part of Bombus affinis isolate iyBomAffi1 chromosome 12, iyBomAffi1.2, whole genome shotgun sequence genomic DNA contains:
- the LOC126922608 gene encoding protein CDV3 homolog A has protein sequence MADLDDFFAKKDRKKAKGKKFTTTEEIAKKLEETGKRLGKKSKDKPVNPEGEETQQTEDEDEWREFEEEKKDYTGLKIGNLTMNESIDAESDDEKGTGDISSDGESGEGGTKHSGPWKKPELPPQPEPAPETAPPPPPPVTSGSSYKPPHLRNIQTVAASPRQRAKNIAPDIHSEEYFPTLNSKQQQSNEPSGPWGRRKREEGTFEEVRNRGGSRSYSVQDTQAQAPKLSLGNKYGALSQDQS, from the exons ATGGCTGATTTGGACGATTTCTTTGCGAAAAAAGATCGTAAAAAAGCGAAGGGAAAGAAATTCACAACTACGGAGGAGATAGCAAAGAAATTGGAAGAAACGGGCAAACGGTTGGGGAAGAAATCAAAAGACAAACCAGTGAACCCGGAGGGGGAAGAGACTCAACAAACCGAG GATGAAGATGAGTGGAGAGAGtttgaagaagagaaaaaagactATACTGGCTTGAAGATTGGAAACCTGACAATGAACGAATCCATAGATGCAGAATCTGATGATGAAAAAGGTACAGGAGACATTAGCTCGGATGGAGAATCAGGTGAAGGTGGTACCAAACATTCAGGACCCTGGAAAAAGCCAGAGCTCCCTCCACAACCAGAACCAGCACCAGAAACAGCACCACCACCTCCACCACCTGTTACTTCAGGAAGTAGTTATAAGCCTCCACATTTAAGGAATATCCAAACAGTAGCTGCTAGTCCTAGACAACGAGCAAAAAATATTGCGCCAGACATACACAGTGAAGAATATTTTCCAACATTGAACTCCAAGCAGCAGCAAAGCAACGAACCCAGCGGACCATGGGGCAGACG gaAACGAGAAGAAGGTACGTTTGAAGAAGTGCGTAATCGAGGGGGAAGTAGATCATATAGCGTACAGGATACACAAGCTCAGGCGCCGAAGCTCTCTCTGGGTAACAAATATGGTGCCCTATCGCAAGATCAAAGCTGA